In Musa acuminata AAA Group cultivar baxijiao chromosome BXJ3-11, Cavendish_Baxijiao_AAA, whole genome shotgun sequence, one DNA window encodes the following:
- the LOC103971359 gene encoding 26S proteasome non-ATPase regulatory subunit 8 homolog A has translation MDPKLVEVTQLFERFKAAFVRNDFGACTDLLSHLKVLLTKFPSLPPSYEETPNAVQELTIARDIYEHAVVLSVKTEDQDAFERDFFQLKPFYTDTCGIIPPSPQEYPILGLNLLRLLVQNRIAEFHTELELLPQSALENPCIKHAVELEQSFMEGAYNRVLSARQTVPHDTYVYFLDLLAKTVRDEIAGCSEKAYDYLSINNAKKILMFSTDQELSEYITEEHPEWEIKNGCVFFQKAKESQPCKEIPALQLINQTLSYARELERIV, from the exons ATGGATCCGAAGCTGGTGGAAGTCACGCAGCTCTTCGAGCGCTTCAAAGCCGCGTTCGTGAGGAACGATTTCGGCGCCTGCACCGATCTCCTCTCCCACCTCAAG GTTCTGCTGACAAAATTTCCTAGTTTGCCACCATCATATGAGGAAACACCAAATGCTGTCCAGGAACTGACAATTGCAA GAGATATATATGAGCATGCTGTTGTCTTGAGTGTGAAGACTGAAGATCAAGATGCTTTTGAAAGAGATTTCTTTCAACTCAAACCGTTCTATACTGATACTTG TGGCATAATACCACCGTCACCCCAAGAGTACCCAATCTTGGGCCTTAACCTTCTGAGGCTGCTTGTACAAAACAGAATAGCGGAATTCCATACTGAACTTGAACTCCTTCCACAAAGTGCTTTGGAGAATCCTTGCATCAAGCATGCCGTGGAGTTGGAACAATCTTTCATGGAAGGTGCTTATAATCGTGTATTAAGTGCGAGACAGACCGTGCCACATGATACTTATGTTTATTTCTTGGATCTTCTTGCGAAGACAGTCAG AGATGAGATTGCTGGGTGCAGTGAAAAAGCCTATGATTATTTGTCAATTAATAATGCcaagaaaattttaatgttcTCTACGGACCAAGAGCTTTCGGAGTATATCACAGAG GAACACCCGGAATGGGAAATCAAGAATGGTTGTGTGTTCTTTCAAAAGGCAAAAGAATCTCAACCTTGCAAAGAAATACCCGCGCTGCAACTGATCAACCAGACATTGAGTTATGCCAGAGAGTTGGAGCGCATCGTTTAA